The window TCGCGTCCCGCGGCCGACCGAACAACCAGTCCTCTGACAAAGTCCATCGTTTACCCCCTTAATCCGGCAATGTTAAAATAACCGGACCTTCCGGGGTGATTGCAATGGAATGCTCAAAGTGTGCGGAAAGCTTGCCGTCTGCGGTAACAGTCGTCCAACCGTCCGCAAGCGTTTTTACTTCCTTTACACCCTGGTTAATCATTGGTTCAATTGCGATAGTCATGCCTGGCAACAGGCGCACGCCCCTGCCGGGTGTGCCGTAATTAGGAACACTTGGGTCTTCATGCATCTTCGCACCTACTCCGTGGCCGACATAATCCCGTACCACCGAGTAACCGCGAGCTTCAGCATACCTTTGGACCGCGCTGCCGATATCGCCGATGCGTGCACCGACCTTTGCGGCTTTAATGCCTTCAAAAAGGCTTTCGCGTGTTGCATCCATAAGGGCCTGTGCTTCACGGCTTACATCTCCGCATGGAAAAGTCCACGCGTTATCGCCGACAAAGCCTTCATAAGTTGCGCCTATGTCAATACTGACAATGTCGCCCTGTCTAATAATTTTTCCCTTATGTGGTATGCCGTGGATAATCACTTCGTTCACGGAAATACATGCGCTTGCCGGAAAACCGCCGTACCCGAGGAACGTGGGCTTCGCACCCTGTTCCTCAATGTATCGGCGGGCGGCGCGGTCGATTTCCCATGTGGAAACACCGGGTTCGACCATTTCACCGGCCAGCTTT of the uncultured Caproiciproducens sp. genome contains:
- the map gene encoding type I methionyl aminopeptidase produces the protein MIVLKTSRELKFMREAGRVSSRALKLAGEMVEPGVSTWEIDRAARRYIEEQGAKPTFLGYGGFPASACISVNEVIIHGIPHKGKIIRQGDIVSIDIGATYEGFVGDNAWTFPCGDVSREAQALMDATRESLFEGIKAAKVGARIGDIGSAVQRYAEARGYSVVRDYVGHGVGAKMHEDPSVPNYGTPGRGVRLLPGMTIAIEPMINQGVKEVKTLADGWTTVTADGKLSAHFEHSIAITPEGPVILTLPD